A region of Plantactinospora sp. BC1 DNA encodes the following proteins:
- a CDS encoding glycosyltransferase has protein sequence MSRPRVAVLADWWWPNLVGGAERSARSAALELARTAEVAVFVPAPADEVYRDGPLVVHAVRRPYARRVHADSALRRALELLTAWLLPAVASGQIRALRAYRPDVVVATNISRTGPWLLRWARANGVRLVRSYHDLSDTCWRRSRRRGSGNCADICADCRVKTAVMRRATPPGTVAVCVSGFVRDELQRAGLTSPETSLVAYPLLGAATVAPEGYRPDPTRRVLGYLGRIAPVKGVEAAIRTAAAYRRNTGTAVTMLVAGEGQPDYLRRLADLGTAQGIEVDFAGRLDVEAFCARIDAALIPSTWMEPFGRVVVEVGSHGRPMLVSRVGGLPEAAAVSGGRFAFTDFADPEAAARTLDELLAGKAEPANPPGRGAAIGLEQGVVTAVARALEGRPGTREERPA, from the coding sequence ATGAGCCGGCCCAGGGTCGCCGTCCTCGCCGACTGGTGGTGGCCGAACCTGGTCGGCGGGGCGGAGCGGTCCGCCCGGTCCGCCGCGCTGGAACTCGCCCGGACCGCCGAGGTCGCGGTCTTCGTACCGGCGCCGGCCGACGAGGTGTACCGGGACGGGCCGCTCGTCGTGCACGCCGTGCGGCGGCCGTACGCCCGGCGGGTGCACGCCGACTCGGCGCTCCGGCGGGCGCTGGAACTGCTGACCGCGTGGCTGCTGCCGGCGGTCGCGTCCGGGCAGATCCGCGCGCTGCGGGCGTACCGGCCCGACGTGGTGGTGGCGACGAACATCTCCCGTACCGGTCCGTGGCTGCTGCGCTGGGCCCGGGCGAACGGGGTCCGGCTGGTCCGGTCGTACCACGACCTGAGCGACACCTGCTGGCGGCGCTCCCGCCGTCGGGGCAGCGGGAACTGCGCCGACATCTGCGCCGACTGTCGGGTCAAGACGGCGGTGATGCGCCGGGCGACCCCACCCGGGACGGTCGCCGTCTGCGTCTCCGGCTTCGTCCGGGACGAACTGCAACGGGCCGGACTGACCAGCCCGGAGACCAGCCTGGTGGCCTATCCGCTGCTCGGTGCGGCGACGGTCGCGCCGGAGGGGTACCGCCCCGACCCGACGCGCCGGGTCCTCGGCTATCTCGGCCGGATCGCCCCGGTGAAGGGCGTCGAGGCGGCGATCCGCACCGCCGCCGCGTACCGGCGGAACACCGGCACGGCGGTCACCATGCTGGTCGCCGGTGAGGGGCAGCCGGACTACCTGCGACGGTTGGCGGACCTCGGCACCGCGCAGGGGATCGAGGTGGACTTCGCGGGCCGGCTGGACGTCGAGGCGTTCTGCGCCCGGATCGACGCGGCGCTGATCCCGTCCACCTGGATGGAACCGTTCGGCCGGGTGGTGGTGGAGGTGGGCAGTCACGGCCGGCCGATGCTCGTCTCGCGGGTCGGCGGGCTGCCCGAGGCCGCCGCCGTCTCGGGTGGACGGTTCGCCTTCACCGACTTCGCGGACCCGGAGGCTGCCGCCCGTACCCTCGACGAGCTGCTCGCCGGGAAGGCGGAACCGGCGAACCCGCCCGGCCGGGGCGCGGCGATCGGCCTGGAGCAGGGCGTGGTGACCGCCGTCGCGCGGGCGCTGGAGGGTCGGCCCGGTACCCGGGAGGAGCGACCCGCGTGA
- a CDS encoding DUF1800 family protein, whose protein sequence is MTDVVALLLRRAGFGPTASELSAAKQAGYRATMSALLSPAGPDVGATSAPIPVLARDPYAGQRDPTPEQKVTFERRREIETEQITRWWVDRMTVASHQAVEKLIFFWHGHWATSIKKVRSPQLMMVQHRTFRQSTDFVTMARQMVVDAALSLYLDGNRNTRRAPNENLARELFELFMLGIGQYTEKDVKEAGRALTGWRYSLAQERSVFNPAEHDGGSKTILGSTQDFTAGTLIDLLLAQEACPRFIASRLWFRYGSSTRPLPDALRDRMVAAFPIPMAMLKVMFSDDAFQATNGEMVKQPIEWFIGALRQLGLRPAALPTETHDELLKILEDLGQLPFAPPNVGGWRAGGAWLTSAAAQVRLRLAGKIAERAAVDRLTPENLAYLLCVDTWSNRTYAVLRDAAGDPRRLLTLGLVSPEYLVA, encoded by the coding sequence ATGACCGACGTCGTCGCGCTCCTGCTGCGTCGGGCCGGTTTCGGTCCCACCGCCAGCGAGCTGTCCGCGGCGAAGCAGGCCGGTTACCGGGCGACGATGTCCGCCCTGCTCTCCCCCGCCGGCCCGGACGTCGGCGCGACCAGTGCCCCGATTCCCGTCCTCGCCCGGGATCCGTACGCGGGACAGCGCGATCCCACGCCGGAGCAGAAGGTCACCTTCGAGCGTCGCCGGGAGATCGAGACCGAACAGATCACCCGCTGGTGGGTGGACCGGATGACGGTCGCCAGCCACCAGGCGGTGGAGAAACTGATCTTCTTCTGGCACGGCCACTGGGCCACCTCGATCAAGAAGGTCCGCAGCCCGCAGCTGATGATGGTGCAGCACCGCACCTTCCGGCAGTCGACGGACTTCGTGACGATGGCCCGGCAGATGGTGGTCGACGCGGCACTGTCGCTCTATCTGGACGGCAATCGCAACACCCGGCGGGCACCGAACGAAAACCTCGCCCGCGAGCTGTTCGAGCTGTTCATGCTCGGGATCGGCCAGTACACCGAGAAGGACGTCAAGGAGGCGGGCCGGGCGCTGACCGGCTGGCGTTACAGCCTCGCCCAGGAACGCTCCGTCTTCAACCCCGCCGAACACGACGGTGGCAGCAAGACGATCCTCGGCTCGACGCAGGACTTCACCGCCGGCACCCTGATCGACCTGCTGCTGGCGCAGGAGGCCTGCCCACGGTTCATCGCCTCCCGGCTCTGGTTCCGCTACGGGTCGTCGACCCGTCCGCTGCCGGACGCGCTGCGGGACAGGATGGTCGCCGCGTTCCCGATCCCGATGGCGATGCTCAAGGTGATGTTCTCCGACGACGCGTTCCAGGCGACCAACGGCGAGATGGTCAAGCAGCCGATCGAGTGGTTCATCGGCGCCCTGCGGCAGCTCGGGCTCCGGCCGGCGGCGCTGCCGACGGAGACCCACGACGAGCTGCTCAAAATCTTGGAAGACCTGGGCCAGCTACCGTTCGCACCGCCCAACGTCGGCGGCTGGCGGGCCGGTGGCGCCTGGCTGACCTCCGCCGCCGCCCAGGTCCGGCTCCGGCTCGCCGGCAAGATCGCCGAACGGGCCGCGGTCGACCGGCTGACCCCGGAGAACCTGGCGTACCTGCTCTGCGTCGACACCTGGTCCAACCGGACCTACGCGGTGCTGCGCGACGCGGCCGGCGATCCGCGCCGGCTGCTGACCCTCGGCCTCGTGAGCCCGGAATACCTGGTGGCCTGA
- a CDS encoding DUF1501 domain-containing protein, with product MMDIQTRRRFLLTSGVVGAGALAAGAGTLGLVELLRTADSARAATDGKLVVVTLYGGNDGLNTVVPYADPAYHSARPELAYDPAEVLHLDDRLGLNPKLRGLKKLWDEKRLAIVLGVGYPRPDRSHFRSMDIWQTASPTSPVPTGWVGRWLDGTSASPETAVSFEPVLPPLLAGESRAGACVSPAGLKLPNGITPEMIAALGRSESGESALRGRAASAYADLLHVEHLIREAEQAPRDPAGQELELLTTGTGRTSSLGTQLALVARCVEAGVPTRVYSVSLDGFDTHADEIGAHESLLKRLDDALSGFVARMSRTEAGRQVTVVVYSEFGRRVRANASDGTDHGTAGPVFVLGHRVAGGFHGEQPSLADLDDGDLKSDLDLRTVVGTLLESVLDAEPERYLDGFQGRWLPLLRAAA from the coding sequence ATGATGGACATTCAGACGCGGCGGCGGTTCCTCCTCACCTCGGGGGTGGTCGGTGCTGGCGCGCTGGCCGCCGGTGCCGGCACGTTGGGGCTGGTCGAACTCCTCCGCACGGCGGACAGCGCGCGGGCCGCCACCGACGGCAAGCTCGTGGTGGTCACCCTCTACGGCGGCAACGACGGCCTCAACACCGTCGTGCCGTACGCGGACCCCGCCTACCACTCGGCCCGGCCCGAGCTGGCCTACGATCCGGCCGAGGTGTTGCACCTCGACGACCGGCTGGGGCTCAATCCGAAGCTGCGGGGGCTGAAGAAGCTCTGGGACGAGAAGCGGCTCGCCATCGTCCTCGGCGTCGGATATCCCCGGCCCGACCGCAGCCACTTCCGGTCGATGGACATCTGGCAGACCGCCTCGCCGACCAGTCCGGTGCCGACCGGCTGGGTGGGACGGTGGCTGGACGGCACCTCGGCGTCGCCGGAGACGGCGGTGAGCTTCGAACCCGTACTCCCGCCGCTGCTGGCCGGGGAGAGCCGGGCCGGTGCCTGCGTCAGCCCGGCCGGACTCAAGCTGCCGAACGGGATAACGCCGGAGATGATCGCCGCGCTGGGTCGGTCCGAGTCGGGCGAGTCGGCACTGCGTGGCCGGGCCGCGTCCGCCTACGCGGACCTGCTGCACGTGGAGCACCTGATCCGGGAGGCGGAGCAGGCGCCGAGAGACCCGGCCGGCCAGGAACTCGAACTCCTCACCACCGGCACCGGCCGGACGAGTTCCCTCGGTACCCAGCTCGCGCTGGTGGCGCGCTGTGTCGAGGCCGGCGTACCGACCCGGGTCTACTCGGTGAGCCTGGACGGTTTCGACACCCACGCCGACGAGATCGGCGCCCACGAGAGCCTGCTGAAGCGGCTCGACGACGCGCTGTCGGGTTTCGTCGCCCGGATGTCCCGGACCGAGGCGGGCCGGCAGGTGACGGTGGTGGTCTACAGCGAGTTCGGCCGGCGGGTCAGGGCGAACGCCTCGGACGGTACCGACCACGGCACCGCCGGCCCGGTCTTCGTGCTCGGTCACCGGGTGGCCGGCGGATTCCACGGCGAACAGCCGAGCCTGGCCGATCTCGACGACGGCGACCTCAAGTCCGACCTGGACCTGCGTACCGTCGTCGGCACCCTGCTCGAGTCGGTGTTGGACGCCGAACCCGAGCGCTATCTCGACGGCTTCCAGGGCAGGTGGCTGCCGCTGCTCCGGGCCGCCGCCTGA
- a CDS encoding sugar transferase, with protein MTRWPAVQPGAAMKRALSHDAGLLAPQPVEQSRPAEDDQRTIPRPRAADEPMGQRLQPGLDTTAVLPYAVSATSKRTRSLRAWMVTAPVDLVALLVPLLLSDRYWRGTLFAAGLTVTIFAAGGLYRGRRHMSILDELPTLCGRLLASAGTVAIIAAMRHGSVEYVAGFMRGIALSAGLVIVGRTITRRAVVLARQRRWVEHNAIIIGSGPLSLELARLLRRNPRYGLRFAGCVDSTRRHLPGSVPLIGTLEDLEERIAMTECDVLIIADPECPEPALMELLSRPASAGCDLWAVQRLWGSRSPGGMPDHIGAIPVVQIRYTTLSGPRWAVKRASDLVLASVAIVVLSPVILFCAMLTFLEGGRGIFFRQERIGQYGKPFKVIKFRTMRPRDEHESQTNWSIADDRRVGPIGRFMRRTSLDELPQLWNILRGDMTVVGPRPERPYFVEKFSAEHPDYAMRHRVPVGLTGLAQVSGLRGDTPISDRARFDNYYIENWSLWLDTKVLVRTIAEVFRGGGR; from the coding sequence ATGACGAGATGGCCGGCAGTGCAGCCCGGCGCGGCGATGAAACGTGCGCTCAGTCACGACGCCGGTCTGTTGGCGCCGCAGCCGGTGGAGCAGTCCCGACCGGCCGAGGACGACCAGCGGACGATCCCACGCCCTCGTGCGGCGGACGAGCCGATGGGGCAGCGGCTCCAGCCCGGGCTCGACACCACCGCCGTGCTTCCGTACGCCGTCTCGGCCACCTCGAAGCGGACCCGCAGCCTCCGGGCCTGGATGGTGACCGCCCCGGTCGACCTGGTCGCCCTGCTGGTACCGCTGCTGCTGAGCGACCGTTACTGGCGGGGGACGTTGTTCGCCGCCGGTCTCACGGTGACCATCTTCGCGGCCGGCGGGCTCTATCGGGGCCGGCGGCACATGAGCATCCTCGACGAACTGCCCACCCTCTGCGGCCGGCTGCTCGCCTCGGCCGGCACCGTGGCGATCATCGCCGCGATGCGGCACGGCTCGGTGGAGTACGTCGCCGGCTTCATGCGGGGCATCGCCCTCTCCGCCGGACTGGTCATCGTGGGGCGCACGATCACCCGACGTGCGGTGGTACTCGCACGTCAACGCCGCTGGGTGGAGCACAACGCCATCATCATCGGCAGCGGCCCCCTCTCGCTGGAGCTGGCCCGCCTGCTCCGGCGCAACCCCCGGTACGGCCTCCGGTTCGCCGGATGCGTCGACTCCACCCGCCGCCACCTCCCGGGTTCGGTGCCGCTGATCGGCACCCTTGAGGACCTTGAGGAGCGGATCGCGATGACGGAGTGCGACGTCCTGATCATCGCCGATCCGGAGTGCCCGGAACCGGCGCTGATGGAGCTGCTGAGCCGCCCCGCGAGCGCCGGCTGCGACCTCTGGGCGGTGCAGCGGCTCTGGGGGTCGCGTTCACCCGGTGGGATGCCCGACCACATCGGAGCGATCCCGGTCGTGCAGATCCGGTACACCACCCTCTCCGGGCCGCGCTGGGCGGTGAAGCGCGCCTCCGACCTCGTGCTCGCCTCGGTGGCGATCGTCGTGCTCAGCCCGGTCATCCTGTTCTGCGCGATGCTGACGTTCCTCGAAGGCGGCCGGGGCATCTTCTTCCGGCAGGAGCGGATCGGGCAGTACGGCAAACCGTTCAAGGTGATCAAGTTCCGTACGATGCGCCCCCGGGACGAGCACGAGTCACAGACCAACTGGTCCATCGCGGACGACCGCCGGGTCGGCCCGATCGGCCGGTTCATGCGGCGTACGTCCCTGGACGAGCTGCCCCAGCTCTGGAACATCCTGCGCGGCGACATGACCGTCGTCGGGCCCCGCCCCGAGCGCCCGTACTTCGTGGAGAAGTTCTCCGCCGAACACCCCGACTATGCGATGCGGCACCGGGTACCGGTCGGTCTGACCGGCCTCGCCCAGGTCAGCGGCTTGCGTGGGGACACCCCGATCTCCGACCGGGCCCGGTTCGACAACTACTACATCGAGAACTGGTCGCTCTGGCTCGACACCAAGGTGCTGGTCCGGACGATCGCCGAGGTGTTCCGCGGCGGTGGTCGCTGA
- a CDS encoding LCP family protein, which yields MITLLVLALLGGGGAVAAGIYVHSLESGIERVEAFDAVPEESRPVKVAKDAKNILILGSDTRDPSNTGGSRSDTIILAHLPADRSSAQLVSIPRDTWVNVPKSKDGKHGGRDAKINAAYAWGGIPLMVQTVEKFTGVRVDHVALVDFAGFKEIVDALGGVQITVEEGFTSTHSLLPSGRREFKKGTQVMDGAQALDYARERYAFKDGDFARIRHQQQVIRAILDKAASGGTLANPAKLNSFVRASADAVSVDKTLSMLDMGMELRHLRSGNLTFVTSPTQGTGRVGSESVVFADRDRAKKFYEAVRRDAVPEILSNAKN from the coding sequence CTGATCACCCTGCTGGTGTTGGCATTGCTGGGCGGCGGTGGCGCGGTCGCGGCCGGCATCTATGTCCATTCGCTGGAGTCCGGCATCGAGCGGGTCGAGGCGTTCGACGCGGTGCCGGAGGAGTCCCGCCCGGTCAAGGTGGCGAAGGACGCCAAGAACATCCTGATCCTCGGCAGTGACACCCGTGACCCGTCCAACACCGGCGGCTCGCGCAGCGACACCATCATCCTCGCCCACCTGCCGGCGGACCGGTCGAGCGCCCAACTCGTCTCGATCCCCCGGGACACCTGGGTCAACGTGCCCAAGTCCAAGGACGGCAAGCACGGCGGCCGGGACGCAAAAATCAACGCGGCCTACGCCTGGGGCGGCATCCCGCTGATGGTGCAGACGGTCGAGAAGTTCACCGGGGTCCGCGTCGACCACGTGGCGCTCGTCGACTTCGCCGGCTTCAAGGAGATCGTCGACGCGCTCGGCGGCGTGCAGATCACCGTCGAGGAGGGGTTCACCTCGACGCACTCGCTGCTGCCGAGCGGACGCCGCGAGTTCAAGAAGGGCACCCAGGTGATGGACGGCGCGCAGGCGCTGGACTACGCCCGGGAGCGCTACGCGTTCAAGGACGGCGACTTCGCCCGGATCCGGCACCAGCAGCAGGTCATCCGGGCCATCCTGGACAAGGCCGCCTCCGGCGGTACGTTGGCCAACCCGGCCAAGCTGAACTCCTTCGTCCGGGCCTCCGCCGACGCGGTCTCGGTCGACAAGACCCTCTCGATGCTCGACATGGGCATGGAGCTGCGGCATCTGCGCAGCGGCAACCTCACCTTCGTGACGAGTCCGACCCAGGGCACCGGCCGGGTCGGCAGCGAGAGCGTCGTCTTCGCCGACCGGGACAGGGCCAAGAAGTTCTACGAAGCGGTCCGCCGGGACGCGGTGCCGGAGATCCTGAGCAACGCCAAGAACTAG
- a CDS encoding APC family permease — MVGRQERNGHGGTPPEHPTITFSPSAEFPPLNETELAALHEVGRRWRSDLRDRPPRDAVLPLDPSLEQYRHPPAPSRFHRLGRIEMFRTERRGQLTATGPTSSTDTRFGRISGALRRALLGPPLASAAVLQERMRKLIALPVLSSDLLSSVAYGPEAMLAILVLAGSGALGLSLPIAAALVILMITVGTSYRQTVYAYPHGAGSYLVASDSLGPRFGLTAAAGLILDYVLTVSVSVAAGVQAITSALPGLTPFTVPFGLLVIAGLLAGNLRGVRAAGKIFAAPTYLFIAAIGLLFVVGVARAAGRGFEPVPPPPVGAVEGLGLLVVLRAFASGASSMTGIEAVADAVPAFRPVEWRQARTTLTWMVAILVVLFAGLTLLIHFNGLVPRADETLLSQLARETFRTGPWYALIQAATTLVLLLAANTAFNDFPRLLFFMARDSYAPRRFLHMGDRLAFSNGIIALAVAAALIFVAFGGYTQSLIPLYAVGVFLAFTLSQSGMVMHWRRHRAPGWRWRAALNATGAVLCALVLVTAAITKFVEGAWVVVVAVPLLVLLCLHIRWHYDAMRQALTLPATTPGTDTAATRPDGRTGAERTGAAEQRRRPNEVAETTGPGDLRVDLTPGEVRHLVVVPVARLNLAALRALAYAASLGQPAFAVHLSPEQEEADRFRRQWETWGDHLRLETIISPYRTVIAPLAQYVEALHSVRPEVTLTVVVPEIVVRHLWHQLLHTRTELRLRRALRDVPGVVVTSVPVHLPE, encoded by the coding sequence ATGGTGGGGCGGCAGGAGCGGAACGGGCACGGCGGCACACCGCCGGAGCACCCGACCATCACCTTCAGCCCGTCGGCCGAGTTCCCGCCGCTGAACGAGACCGAGCTGGCCGCCCTGCACGAGGTCGGCCGGCGGTGGCGGTCGGACCTGCGGGACCGTCCACCCCGGGACGCCGTACTGCCGCTGGATCCGAGCCTGGAGCAGTACCGGCATCCGCCCGCGCCGAGTCGCTTCCACCGGCTGGGCCGGATCGAGATGTTCCGGACCGAGCGACGGGGGCAGTTGACCGCGACCGGCCCGACGAGCAGCACCGACACCCGGTTCGGCCGGATCAGCGGCGCCCTCCGGCGTGCCCTGCTCGGACCGCCGCTGGCGAGCGCGGCGGTGCTCCAGGAACGGATGCGGAAGCTGATCGCGCTTCCGGTGCTCTCCTCCGACCTGCTCTCCTCGGTGGCGTACGGGCCGGAGGCGATGCTCGCGATCCTGGTACTGGCCGGCAGCGGCGCGCTCGGGCTCTCCCTGCCGATCGCCGCCGCGCTGGTGATACTGATGATCACGGTCGGCACGTCGTACCGGCAGACGGTCTACGCCTACCCGCACGGCGCCGGCTCCTATCTGGTGGCCTCCGACAGCCTCGGTCCGCGGTTCGGGCTCACCGCCGCGGCCGGGCTGATCCTCGACTACGTGCTGACCGTCTCGGTCTCGGTGGCGGCCGGGGTGCAGGCGATCACCTCGGCGCTGCCCGGACTGACCCCGTTCACGGTCCCGTTCGGGCTGCTGGTGATCGCCGGGCTGCTCGCCGGCAACCTGCGCGGGGTACGGGCGGCCGGGAAGATCTTCGCCGCGCCGACGTACCTCTTCATCGCCGCCATCGGACTGCTCTTCGTCGTCGGCGTGGCCCGGGCGGCGGGCCGGGGCTTCGAGCCGGTCCCGCCGCCGCCGGTCGGCGCGGTGGAGGGGCTCGGCCTGCTGGTGGTGCTCCGGGCCTTCGCCTCCGGCGCGTCCTCGATGACCGGGATCGAGGCGGTCGCCGACGCGGTGCCGGCGTTCCGGCCGGTCGAGTGGCGCCAGGCGCGGACCACGCTGACCTGGATGGTCGCCATCCTGGTGGTGCTCTTCGCCGGGCTGACCCTCCTGATCCACTTCAACGGGCTGGTCCCCCGGGCCGACGAGACGCTGCTCTCCCAGCTCGCCCGGGAGACCTTCCGCACCGGACCGTGGTACGCGTTGATCCAGGCCGCCACCACCCTGGTCCTGCTGCTCGCCGCGAACACCGCGTTCAACGACTTTCCCCGGCTGCTCTTCTTCATGGCCCGGGACAGCTACGCCCCCCGACGGTTCCTGCACATGGGAGACCGGCTCGCGTTCAGCAACGGGATCATCGCGCTGGCGGTGGCGGCGGCCCTGATCTTCGTGGCGTTCGGCGGCTACACCCAGTCGTTGATCCCGCTCTACGCCGTCGGCGTCTTCCTGGCCTTCACCCTCTCGCAGAGCGGCATGGTCATGCACTGGCGCCGACACCGCGCCCCGGGCTGGCGCTGGCGGGCGGCGCTGAACGCGACCGGCGCGGTGCTCTGCGCCCTGGTCCTGGTCACCGCCGCGATCACCAAGTTCGTCGAGGGCGCCTGGGTGGTGGTGGTCGCCGTACCGCTGCTGGTGCTGCTCTGCCTGCACATCCGGTGGCACTACGACGCGATGCGGCAGGCGCTGACCCTGCCGGCCACCACGCCCGGCACCGACACCGCCGCCACCCGACCCGACGGCCGCACCGGGGCCGAACGGACCGGCGCGGCGGAGCAGCGCCGCCGGCCGAACGAGGTGGCCGAGACGACCGGACCGGGCGACCTGCGGGTCGACCTGACTCCGGGCGAGGTACGACACCTGGTGGTCGTACCGGTGGCCCGGCTGAACCTGGCGGCGTTGCGGGCGCTGGCGTACGCCGCGTCGCTCGGGCAGCCGGCCTTCGCGGTGCACCTGAGTCCGGAGCAGGAGGAGGCCGACCGGTTCCGCCGACAGTGGGAGACCTGGGGCGACCACCTGCGGCTGGAGACGATCATCTCGCCGTACCGGACCGTGATCGCGCCGCTGGCCCAGTACGTCGAGGCCCTGCACTCGGTCCGTCCGGAGGTCACCCTGACCGTGGTGGTACCGGAGATCGTGGTCCGGCACCTGTGGCACCAACTGCTGCACACCCGTACCGAGCTGCGGCTGCGGCGCGCGCTGCGGGACGTACCCGGGGTGGTGGTCACCAGCGTCCCCGTCCACCTGCCCGAATAG
- a CDS encoding serine/threonine-protein kinase translates to MEAQQVLGGRYRLEDQLGRGGMAVVWRARDEVLGRPVAVKLLAGPHARDPVSRRRIRHEARAAAALSHPNIAQVYDFGESVTGLTCVPYVVMELVEGGTLEQRLAAGPLPPKAVFRICAEVAAALAAAHDRGLVHRDIKPGNVMVTPSGAKVVDFGIAAAVGPGDADEWGDELLGTPGYLAPERISGDAVVPASDVYGVGVLLYRLLAGRPPWSAETATQMLRAHVYVEPAPLPPLPDVPAKVVELCGRCLDKDPERRPAAREVAAVLARAAGVRIVDDELAHSLAPAAVDGEPSTVLVPRASGGRGAQFRAGVLATGAAAVAVTVLLLWLADPLGSGLGGPSGAAEPGPSDRPTVDTGGPGRTGGGSGTPPPEPGPVTPLVGGPGTSPSAVPGPVTGFPPGGQPGGGPVTGDPVGETPSGPGEPAPSTPESPPPSTPAPDGRTLTSDGGSVEATCTDGGAWLLSWTPNRPYRTDEVEPGPAAATMVRFRHGNRQVRMTITCTDGVPSTTNTSE, encoded by the coding sequence GTGGAGGCGCAGCAGGTACTCGGCGGCCGCTACCGGCTCGAAGACCAGCTCGGCCGGGGCGGCATGGCGGTCGTCTGGCGGGCCCGTGACGAGGTGCTGGGGCGCCCGGTCGCGGTCAAGCTGCTGGCCGGCCCGCACGCCCGGGACCCGGTGTCGAGACGGCGGATCCGGCACGAGGCGCGGGCGGCGGCGGCACTGTCGCACCCCAACATCGCCCAGGTGTACGACTTCGGCGAGTCGGTCACCGGCCTGACCTGTGTCCCGTACGTGGTGATGGAACTCGTCGAGGGCGGCACCCTCGAACAGCGGCTCGCGGCCGGGCCGCTGCCGCCGAAGGCCGTCTTCCGGATCTGTGCCGAGGTGGCGGCGGCACTGGCCGCCGCGCACGACCGTGGCCTGGTGCACCGGGACATCAAGCCCGGCAACGTGATGGTGACGCCGTCCGGGGCGAAGGTCGTCGACTTCGGCATCGCCGCCGCGGTCGGACCGGGTGACGCGGACGAGTGGGGTGACGAACTCCTCGGTACTCCCGGATATCTCGCCCCGGAACGGATCAGCGGCGACGCCGTCGTGCCCGCCTCGGACGTGTACGGCGTCGGGGTGCTGCTCTACCGTCTGCTGGCGGGGCGCCCGCCGTGGAGCGCCGAGACCGCGACCCAGATGCTGCGGGCGCACGTGTACGTCGAACCGGCGCCGCTGCCGCCGCTGCCCGACGTACCGGCGAAGGTCGTCGAACTGTGTGGACGCTGCCTCGACAAGGACCCGGAACGGCGTCCGGCGGCCCGCGAGGTCGCCGCCGTGCTCGCCCGGGCCGCCGGGGTGCGGATCGTCGACGACGAACTCGCCCACTCGCTGGCCCCGGCCGCGGTCGACGGCGAACCCTCGACGGTGCTGGTGCCCCGCGCCTCCGGCGGTCGGGGCGCCCAGTTCCGCGCCGGGGTGCTGGCCACCGGGGCGGCGGCGGTCGCCGTCACCGTGCTGCTGCTCTGGCTCGCCGACCCGCTCGGCTCGGGGCTCGGCGGGCCCAGCGGCGCCGCGGAGCCCGGTCCGAGCGACCGGCCGACCGTGGACACCGGCGGGCCGGGGCGCACCGGTGGCGGCTCCGGCACCCCACCGCCGGAACCGGGACCGGTGACGCCGCTCGTCGGCGGCCCGGGGACATCGCCCAGCGCCGTGCCCGGTCCGGTGACCGGGTTTCCCCCCGGCGGACAGCCGGGTGGGGGGCCGGTCACCGGTGACCCGGTCGGCGAGACACCGAGCGGGCCGGGCGAGCCCGCGCCGTCGACCCCGGAGTCGCCGCCGCCGTCGACCCCGGCACCGGACGGGCGGACCCTGACCTCGGACGGCGGATCGGTGGAGGCGACCTGCACCGACGGCGGCGCCTGGCTGCTGTCGTGGACCCCGAACCGCCCCTACCGGACCGACGAGGTCGAGCCGGGACCGGCGGCGGCCACGATGGTCAGGTTCCGGCACGGCAACCGCCAGGTGCGGATGACCATCACCTGTACCGACGGGGTGCCCTCGACCACCAACACCTCGGAATGA
- a CDS encoding DUF3558 family protein — MIVRSRPVLVTLTVLALALCTGCGRFGGGDPPVAAPQDVQPAATGTDPAAEPTPAEPAAAPVDACALVTRAEAEKLAGTPLEDAVPVRETCSYTGPVTGPTAQVEIYVGDGAKKFLDIERELGHEIWPLPGVGDEAYAEDGAVFVAKGGRWVAVKLVLLNDPKESREPLEEVARTVAGRI, encoded by the coding sequence ATGATCGTCCGTAGCCGCCCGGTGCTGGTGACCCTGACCGTGCTCGCGCTCGCCCTCTGCACCGGGTGCGGCCGCTTCGGCGGCGGTGACCCGCCGGTCGCCGCCCCGCAGGACGTCCAACCGGCCGCGACCGGTACCGACCCGGCGGCCGAGCCGACCCCGGCGGAACCGGCGGCCGCCCCGGTGGACGCCTGCGCCCTGGTCACCAGGGCGGAGGCCGAGAAGCTGGCCGGTACGCCGCTGGAGGACGCCGTACCGGTCCGCGAGACGTGCAGCTACACCGGACCGGTCACCGGCCCGACGGCCCAGGTGGAGATCTACGTCGGGGACGGCGCGAAGAAGTTCCTCGACATCGAACGCGAACTGGGGCACGAGATCTGGCCGCTGCCCGGGGTGGGCGACGAGGCGTACGCCGAGGACGGCGCCGTCTTCGTCGCCAAGGGTGGCCGGTGGGTGGCGGTCAAGCTGGTACTGCTGAACGACCCGAAGGAGAGCCGCGAACCGCTGGAGGAGGTGGCCCGTACCGTCGCCGGCCGGATCTGA